A stretch of Paenibacillus peoriae DNA encodes these proteins:
- a CDS encoding glycoside hydrolase family 88 protein → MTKAEAWLEQSWELALDKTLALAARLGDAFPHVAEGGRYDNREEAWWTAGFYPGLLWLTNRARPDSVAAGIAQRCEGRLEKILYNSEAVDHDLGFIWLLSGVAAHRLTGDSESRRRGVLAANLLAARFNVNGRFIRAWNFPSKDMDTRGVAIIDSMMNLPLLYWASEESGDPRFAALAVQHADTIAREFVRSDGSIAHVVEFDPEIGKKVAEHGGQGFAPGSAWARGTAWALYGFTLSYGYTRDSRYLKVAENTADFFLSQLGDACLPVWDFRAEEEHRGAWDSSAAAIAASGLLELAKYSTRAEHFTEAAESILKGLHHTCTAWGEEHEGLLMNGTVHYPEQKYINVPIIYGDYFFVEALAKLRGEEGLFSVECKKI, encoded by the coding sequence ATGACGAAAGCAGAAGCGTGGCTGGAGCAATCGTGGGAGCTGGCTTTGGATAAGACCCTTGCCTTAGCGGCAAGACTGGGGGACGCTTTTCCACATGTTGCTGAGGGTGGACGTTATGATAATCGTGAAGAAGCGTGGTGGACAGCAGGCTTTTATCCGGGGCTACTGTGGCTGACCAATCGGGCGCGTCCTGACAGTGTGGCTGCCGGGATTGCACAGCGGTGCGAGGGTCGTTTGGAAAAAATACTCTATAATAGCGAAGCTGTAGACCATGATCTTGGCTTTATTTGGCTGCTCAGCGGTGTAGCCGCCCATCGGCTGACCGGAGATTCAGAGTCCAGAAGACGCGGGGTGTTGGCTGCCAATCTGCTGGCTGCCCGTTTTAACGTGAATGGCCGTTTTATTCGCGCATGGAACTTCCCCTCGAAGGACATGGATACACGGGGCGTTGCGATTATAGATAGTATGATGAATCTACCCTTGCTTTATTGGGCTTCGGAGGAAAGCGGAGATCCGCGTTTTGCCGCTCTCGCTGTGCAGCATGCAGATACCATAGCACGTGAATTTGTCCGCTCGGACGGTTCTATCGCACATGTGGTCGAATTCGATCCGGAGATTGGAAAAAAGGTCGCCGAGCATGGTGGACAGGGATTTGCTCCCGGTTCTGCTTGGGCACGTGGCACGGCTTGGGCATTGTATGGTTTTACGCTTTCGTATGGGTACACGCGCGATTCGCGTTATTTGAAGGTGGCCGAGAACACGGCTGATTTTTTCCTGTCCCAACTGGGCGATGCTTGCCTGCCTGTGTGGGATTTTAGAGCAGAAGAAGAGCACCGAGGGGCATGGGATTCATCGGCTGCGGCGATTGCAGCCAGTGGTTTGCTAGAGCTGGCAAAATATTCGACACGTGCGGAGCATTTTACAGAAGCTGCAGAATCTATTCTCAAGGGCTTGCATCATACGTGTACGGCGTGGGGTGAGGAGCATGAGGGATTGCTGATGAACGGGACCGTACATTATCCTGAGCAAAAATACATCAACGTTCCCATTATCTATGGCGATTATTTCTTTGTCGAGGCATTGGCAAAGCTGCGCGGTGAAGAAGGTTTGTTTAGTGTTGAATGCAAAAAAATATAG
- a CDS encoding RDD family protein → MTGTSDTERRMYGGFWIRTAAFLIDLIILTGIVLLVGGAINIIPDLLGIKETGFIQVLLMVWPLILWLVVPWLYCVLWESSKVRATPGKLVFSLIVVDKEGKRLGFLHASGRYWIKAVSFVILRLIYIVVAFTAKKQGVHDLCTNTFVVHKKELQRYNQQSSFL, encoded by the coding sequence ATGACAGGAACAAGTGATACTGAAAGACGGATGTACGGAGGATTCTGGATAAGAACAGCCGCGTTTTTGATTGATTTGATCATCCTTACTGGCATAGTCCTTTTAGTAGGGGGAGCAATTAACATTATCCCAGATCTTCTGGGTATAAAGGAGACGGGTTTCATACAAGTGCTGCTTATGGTTTGGCCGCTGATCTTATGGCTCGTAGTACCATGGCTTTACTGTGTGTTATGGGAATCATCGAAGGTAAGAGCAACACCGGGTAAGCTTGTGTTCTCTTTAATTGTTGTAGACAAGGAAGGAAAGCGTCTTGGATTCTTGCATGCCTCAGGACGTTATTGGATTAAAGCCGTTTCTTTTGTGATTTTACGTCTTATATATATTGTGGTCGCTTTTACTGCGAAGAAACAGGGAGTCCACGATCTTTGTACCAATACCTTTGTTGTACATAAAAAAGAGTTGCAGCGATACAATCAGCAATCGTCTTTTCTGTAA
- a CDS encoding ATP-dependent DNA helicase, with product MTTYPFAFDPSKPFIEQASDWIADVFYEVLPEVGFEVRDEQIYMAFQLERAYKEKKTIFAEAGVGTGKTLVYLLYAIAYARYMRKPAIIACADESLIEQLVKPEGDIAKLAQHLSLTIDARLGKSPDQYICLNKLDEVRSGLDEDADVFRDIYQDLPDFVHFPDTLQSFTPYGNRKEYPELTDGQWSRLGWDVFQDCLVCHQRHRCGQTLSRDHYRKAADLVICSHDFYMEHVWTYEARKREGQLPLLPEHSSVVFDEGHLLETAAQNALTYKLKHAQFESIITRLLEGEVRESLAMTIEDAISQSEALFAALDKNSQPVQGSNRKEFILNESLTREVNRFGELIGMIEEELVFESGLFSLDEYQVKIVEEHLEMIQTALALFKRPELLISWVMEDQDGLTLVVMPKMVKEILKERVFAQHIPIVFSSATLSVESSFDYMAQSLGIENPLTFSVASPYDYSDQMQAALYPLQAGDDPIQRALALLEKSQGRALILFPSQEELAAFQTGLVAYPEASAYRFLYEGSAEISHLISAFQNDEESVLCAVTLWEGLDIPGPSLSHVIIWSLPFPPNDPVFTALRKDAADPFIQIDMPHMALRLRQGIGRLIRSRNDRGWISIMGQDLSRQEVRIQVEQLLPAGVECTVIEGNPEGIKTC from the coding sequence TTGACTACTTACCCTTTTGCCTTTGATCCGTCCAAGCCGTTTATTGAGCAGGCAAGTGACTGGATTGCGGATGTATTTTATGAAGTTTTGCCTGAAGTCGGCTTTGAGGTTCGGGATGAACAAATTTATATGGCATTCCAGCTAGAACGTGCCTATAAGGAAAAAAAGACCATTTTTGCAGAAGCAGGTGTGGGTACTGGTAAAACGCTGGTATACCTGCTGTACGCTATTGCATATGCCCGATACATGAGAAAACCGGCGATTATCGCCTGTGCAGATGAATCGTTAATTGAACAATTGGTAAAGCCGGAAGGGGATATCGCCAAGCTGGCACAGCATTTGAGTCTGACGATTGATGCCAGATTGGGGAAGTCGCCAGATCAGTATATTTGCCTGAATAAGCTGGATGAGGTGCGAAGCGGACTGGATGAGGACGCAGATGTTTTCCGTGATATCTATCAGGATCTACCGGATTTTGTTCATTTTCCAGATACGTTACAGTCCTTCACTCCTTACGGGAACCGAAAGGAATATCCTGAGCTAACAGATGGACAATGGAGCAGACTCGGATGGGATGTATTTCAAGACTGTCTCGTTTGCCATCAGCGGCATCGTTGTGGTCAGACGTTGTCTCGTGATCATTATCGCAAAGCGGCAGATCTGGTCATCTGCTCTCATGATTTTTATATGGAGCATGTATGGACCTATGAAGCGAGAAAGCGCGAGGGTCAGTTGCCGTTGCTGCCGGAGCACAGCTCTGTTGTTTTTGACGAAGGGCATTTACTGGAGACAGCGGCACAAAATGCGCTTACTTACAAGCTTAAGCACGCTCAGTTTGAGTCTATAATTACCCGACTGCTGGAGGGAGAAGTGCGAGAATCTCTGGCAATGACGATTGAAGATGCAATCTCCCAAAGTGAGGCTTTGTTCGCTGCACTAGATAAGAACAGTCAGCCTGTCCAGGGTTCTAATCGCAAGGAGTTCATCCTGAATGAGTCACTGACTCGAGAGGTAAACCGCTTTGGAGAACTGATCGGCATGATCGAGGAAGAGCTTGTATTTGAAAGCGGACTATTCTCTTTGGATGAGTATCAAGTCAAAATTGTGGAAGAACATTTGGAAATGATTCAAACCGCGTTGGCTTTGTTTAAGCGTCCTGAACTTCTCATTTCGTGGGTGATGGAGGATCAGGATGGATTAACGCTTGTGGTTATGCCGAAGATGGTAAAAGAGATTCTCAAAGAGCGAGTATTTGCGCAGCATATACCGATCGTATTCTCTTCAGCTACGCTTTCCGTAGAAAGCTCTTTTGACTATATGGCGCAGAGTCTCGGTATTGAAAATCCGCTAACGTTCTCTGTTGCTTCACCTTATGACTACAGCGATCAGATGCAAGCTGCACTGTACCCGTTGCAAGCGGGGGATGATCCAATCCAGAGAGCGCTGGCACTGCTGGAGAAATCGCAGGGAAGAGCGCTTATCCTGTTTCCTTCACAGGAGGAATTGGCTGCATTCCAGACGGGTCTCGTTGCTTACCCGGAGGCGTCTGCCTATCGTTTTCTGTACGAAGGTTCGGCTGAAATCAGCCATCTGATCTCAGCTTTTCAGAATGATGAGGAAAGTGTGTTGTGCGCTGTCACATTATGGGAAGGATTGGATATTCCTGGACCTTCTCTGTCGCACGTTATTATCTGGTCACTGCCATTTCCTCCGAATGATCCGGTTTTTACGGCTCTGCGCAAGGATGCAGCAGATCCGTTTATTCAGATAGATATGCCTCACATGGCACTTAGACTCAGACAAGGCATAGGGCGTTTAATTCGTTCGCGCAATGATCGGGGCTGGATATCCATCATGGGCCAGGATTTGAGTCGTCAAGAAGTACGTATACAAGTTGAACAACTACTGCCTGCAGGCGTAGAATGCACCGTAATTGAAGGAAACCCGGAGGGAATAAAAACATGTTGA
- a CDS encoding DUF6509 family protein, whose translation MLNFTAYTVDQIKDAFGILTGQRYEFIIDVEVEEDDELYTENGLYIRCLYLVDEEKTGLLKYELIEKVTNHYIDLELEEDELQAVENFCKEHVQDEIVK comes from the coding sequence ATGTTGAACTTTACAGCGTACACCGTAGATCAGATTAAAGATGCTTTTGGTATTTTGACTGGACAGCGTTATGAATTTATCATTGATGTAGAGGTAGAGGAGGACGACGAGCTATACACTGAAAACGGACTGTATATCCGTTGTCTTTATTTAGTAGACGAAGAAAAGACAGGACTGCTGAAGTATGAATTAATTGAAAAAGTAACGAATCATTACATTGATCTTGAACTTGAAGAGGATGAGCTGCAAGCTGTTGAGAACTTCTGTAAAGAACATGTACAGGATGAAATAGTGAAGTAA
- a CDS encoding PLP-dependent cysteine synthase family protein, producing MNVYQNTLELIGRTPLVELNSYSLPRGIRLFAKLEFMNPGGSVKDRVGKALIEKALKTGQLKPGGTLIEATAGNAGIGLAMAALHYNISVIFAVPEKFSQEKQDLMKALGARIVHTPTSKGMKGAIEKTKELAAEIKDAYLPRQFSNPDNPEAYYTTMGPEIWNDLDGKVDVFVAGAGSGGTFMGTSRYLKEQNAALKTVIVEPEGSILNGGESGPHKTEGIGMELIPEFVDKGYFNAIHTISDVDAFGRVKELAAREGLLVGSSSGSALHAALLEAENAPDGAHIVTIFPDSSERYLSKKIYEGGI from the coding sequence ATGAATGTATATCAAAATACCCTTGAACTCATCGGACGTACGCCATTAGTGGAGCTGAACAGCTATTCTCTACCGAGAGGAATTCGCCTGTTTGCGAAGCTGGAGTTTATGAATCCCGGCGGCAGCGTAAAGGATCGGGTGGGTAAGGCTCTTATTGAAAAAGCATTAAAAACAGGTCAGCTGAAGCCAGGTGGGACATTAATTGAAGCAACAGCAGGCAACGCAGGTATTGGTCTTGCGATGGCAGCACTTCATTATAATATCTCGGTTATTTTTGCTGTGCCTGAGAAGTTCAGCCAAGAGAAACAGGACCTGATGAAGGCATTGGGAGCACGCATCGTTCATACCCCGACGAGTAAGGGGATGAAAGGAGCTATCGAAAAAACAAAAGAATTGGCTGCTGAAATAAAAGATGCATACTTGCCGCGGCAATTCAGTAATCCGGATAATCCCGAGGCATACTATACGACAATGGGACCTGAAATATGGAACGATCTGGACGGCAAAGTGGACGTATTTGTGGCAGGTGCAGGCTCGGGGGGAACGTTTATGGGAACCTCGCGTTATCTTAAGGAACAAAATGCAGCCCTTAAAACAGTCATCGTGGAGCCGGAAGGGTCCATTTTGAATGGCGGCGAGTCAGGTCCACATAAAACGGAAGGAATTGGCATGGAATTAATTCCTGAATTTGTGGATAAAGGATATTTTAATGCCATCCACACCATTAGTGATGTCGATGCTTTTGGCCGTGTCAAGGAACTGGCTGCACGTGAGGGTCTTCTCGTTGGCAGTTCTTCAGGGTCTGCTTTACATGCCGCTTTACTGGAAGCAGAAAATGCACCGGATGGTGCACATATTGTTACCATTTTCCCGGATAGCAGCGAACGTTATCTGAGTAAAAAAATATATGAAGGCGGGATATAA
- a CDS encoding bifunctional cystathionine gamma-lyase/homocysteine desulfhydrase: MKRKTKLIHGGLPTDPHTGAVNVPIYQVSTYEQEEIGVHKGYEYSRTGNPTRFALEELIKDLEEGKRGFAFGSGMAAIHAVFSLFNAGDHILLTDDVYGGTYRIVSKVLSRIGIESTFVDTTDLEAISKAIRPNTKALYVETPTNPLLKVTDIRAVSELVKKHDLLLIVDNTFATPYWQTPITLGADIVIHSATKYLGGHSDVVAGLAVVNSDELGEQLHFLQNAIGAILGPQDSWLLIRGIKTLGLRMEAIEQNAKEIAAFLEKHPKVRKVYYPGLESHAQHELSKIQAQGFGGIISFDVGSDANAVALLKKVKYFTLAESLGAVESLISVPARMTHASIPVERRAELGITEGLVRISVGIEDLEDLIEDLQAAL, encoded by the coding sequence ATGAAACGCAAAACAAAACTGATTCACGGCGGGCTTCCTACCGATCCCCATACAGGCGCGGTTAACGTTCCTATTTATCAGGTAAGCACTTATGAGCAAGAGGAAATTGGCGTCCATAAGGGATACGAGTATTCGCGTACAGGCAATCCGACCCGGTTTGCTTTGGAGGAGCTGATCAAGGATCTGGAGGAAGGAAAGCGTGGTTTTGCTTTCGGTTCGGGTATGGCTGCAATTCATGCGGTATTTTCACTGTTTAATGCAGGGGATCATATTTTGCTGACCGATGATGTATACGGAGGCACCTATCGCATTGTAAGCAAAGTGCTCAGCCGTATCGGAATTGAGTCCACATTTGTGGATACGACTGACCTGGAAGCTATCTCCAAAGCAATTCGTCCGAATACGAAGGCATTGTATGTCGAAACGCCAACGAACCCGCTTTTGAAGGTTACTGATATCCGCGCTGTTTCGGAGCTTGTAAAAAAACATGATCTTTTACTGATCGTCGACAACACATTTGCTACCCCTTATTGGCAGACGCCAATTACACTCGGGGCTGATATTGTCATTCACTCTGCTACCAAATATTTGGGCGGCCACAGCGATGTTGTAGCTGGTCTGGCTGTTGTGAACAGCGACGAGCTGGGAGAACAACTCCATTTTCTGCAAAACGCCATTGGTGCTATTCTCGGCCCGCAGGATTCTTGGTTATTGATCCGCGGTATTAAAACATTGGGTCTGCGTATGGAAGCGATTGAGCAAAATGCGAAGGAAATTGCAGCCTTTTTGGAAAAACATCCGAAGGTTAGAAAAGTGTATTATCCTGGACTGGAAAGCCATGCGCAGCACGAACTGTCCAAAATCCAGGCTCAAGGCTTTGGCGGCATCATTTCCTTTGATGTAGGTAGCGACGCTAACGCGGTTGCACTTCTGAAAAAGGTGAAATATTTTACACTGGCTGAAAGCTTGGGAGCGGTTGAAAGTTTGATTAGCGTTCCTGCACGTATGACGCACGCCTCTATTCCGGTAGAACGTCGTGCAGAGTTAGGCATTACCGAAGGTTTGGTGAGGATTTCGGTTGGGATTGAAGATCTGGAAGATTTGATTGAAGACTTGCAGGCAGCATTGTAA
- a CDS encoding PHB depolymerase family esterase — protein sequence MRFTHLEKATTVLSDHPVRLASAYAVGPVELPENCGVGREWSSYFAHEDWNLEKACGEEGVELSAGGKAACRLLTELDPRTAELNLGVFPPLAEQERLLLVSNLRCMAAQEVIFRPFEGTGQIWIDGTLVYAESGPFRLYLEEGDHTVVIIAAFIPEEARSIRISGNQVCDESDVTELHREFVERNIRFHMAWLEVEESAGREGEDSPILFYLLRKDRIDLPLDQTLWVEVTDDEGMKLDRFPAYWEQEQSYDWDEEKARNTGMLHFTVTYRDHEAVEHHFVYSVLVRPLSVVVEGLQEEYDRYIQARAIDILHSAQKIQIEGLLEELKRLTDSPEDPFEIWDYRVVREYIKLLKQIFTYGHTEQSHSPSLLQEEHIFLCNDGIGEGFFVSRLDNSLQRYTIQLPRSYSADRQYPLIVLMPGKRYELGLPDFQNRGFGRGWEEEAIFVTFSCRGVTLGSYIGEAAFLEGLDVILQAYRVDEDRVYLTGYSNGAYAAWAMAQAYPSRFAAIAVISGAPHPKHLINLLNMPILNVCGDQDYLFAQAFTAPVTALPSDHFKGVVERHSNHWDTHELRLLDGVLGWLMQWKRDVVPQRIAYRTERGRHNRAYWLELTRMDVNEEYAELYGEMSATGELDIEAVHAEEFIIHLSQEVMPLELAQVRIGARIFVLDLREYSRFRFVKTQSHKRPSPEYRLIAEREEESSGCFTKESDAKKKMVDSKSVGRNVLSHGMGVLDVYMDRLHIVLPSSYATPEEEQAVRRTANALASPRTATWNPYIGVHYPVVSSNDITEEALADSNVICVTSGLSRHELLQKHQADLQITCTEEGYTLGGDFMAGEYCLSYIQPSPWSATQQMLVVATNSPRMLGKNLFMRRLIMPGYFNGLHPYLNKEIIVYDSQGVRAFNFTSIRHTQQKLQGQ from the coding sequence ATGAGGTTCACACATCTGGAAAAAGCAACTACTGTGCTGTCGGATCATCCGGTACGTCTGGCGTCTGCTTATGCAGTCGGTCCAGTCGAGCTTCCGGAAAATTGCGGTGTGGGTAGGGAATGGTCAAGTTATTTTGCCCATGAGGATTGGAATTTGGAAAAGGCTTGTGGTGAAGAAGGAGTAGAGCTTTCAGCCGGAGGAAAGGCAGCGTGCCGATTATTGACCGAGCTGGACCCTCGGACTGCGGAACTGAATCTAGGTGTTTTTCCGCCTTTGGCCGAACAAGAAAGGCTTTTGCTGGTTTCAAATCTTCGTTGTATGGCTGCACAGGAAGTGATTTTCAGACCCTTTGAAGGAACGGGACAAATATGGATAGATGGCACACTTGTATATGCGGAATCCGGTCCTTTTCGCTTGTATCTGGAGGAAGGCGATCACACGGTAGTTATCATTGCTGCGTTTATTCCCGAGGAGGCCCGCTCTATTCGTATCAGTGGAAATCAGGTATGCGACGAATCAGATGTGACAGAACTGCATCGAGAATTTGTAGAGCGTAATATACGTTTTCATATGGCATGGCTAGAGGTTGAAGAAAGTGCTGGCAGGGAGGGCGAAGACAGCCCGATCTTATTTTATTTACTGCGTAAGGATCGGATAGATCTTCCCTTAGATCAAACGTTATGGGTCGAGGTAACGGATGATGAGGGCATGAAGCTGGATCGCTTTCCAGCATATTGGGAGCAGGAGCAAAGCTATGACTGGGATGAGGAAAAGGCCAGGAATACGGGAATGCTGCACTTCACTGTTACATATCGGGATCATGAGGCTGTGGAGCATCATTTTGTGTATTCGGTACTTGTGCGGCCTTTGTCAGTCGTCGTGGAGGGCTTGCAGGAAGAGTATGACCGGTACATTCAAGCCCGCGCTATAGATATTCTTCATTCTGCGCAGAAAATACAAATAGAGGGCCTGCTTGAAGAATTAAAAAGGTTAACGGATTCTCCAGAAGATCCTTTTGAAATCTGGGATTACCGGGTTGTACGTGAATATATCAAGCTATTAAAACAAATTTTCACATATGGACATACCGAGCAGTCACATTCCCCATCCTTACTTCAAGAAGAACACATCTTTTTGTGTAATGACGGAATTGGGGAAGGATTTTTTGTCTCCCGTTTGGACAATAGTTTGCAACGCTATACCATTCAGCTTCCCAGAAGCTATTCGGCTGACCGACAGTATCCTCTGATCGTTCTGATGCCAGGCAAGCGATATGAGCTGGGTTTGCCGGATTTTCAGAATCGAGGTTTTGGGCGAGGCTGGGAAGAGGAAGCTATATTCGTTACTTTTTCGTGCCGTGGTGTAACGTTGGGCAGTTATATTGGAGAAGCTGCTTTTTTGGAGGGGCTGGATGTCATACTGCAAGCGTATCGAGTGGACGAAGATCGGGTCTATCTGACGGGTTATTCGAACGGAGCATACGCTGCTTGGGCGATGGCACAGGCTTATCCTTCTCGTTTTGCGGCTATTGCGGTTATCTCTGGAGCGCCACATCCCAAGCATCTGATAAATCTGTTGAATATGCCAATATTAAATGTATGTGGAGATCAGGATTACTTATTTGCACAAGCATTTACAGCCCCTGTAACAGCGCTTCCATCTGATCATTTTAAAGGTGTCGTAGAACGTCATTCTAATCACTGGGACACGCATGAGCTGAGACTTCTGGACGGTGTACTAGGCTGGCTTATGCAATGGAAAAGAGATGTCGTACCTCAGCGTATCGCCTACCGGACGGAACGGGGCAGACATAACCGGGCTTACTGGCTGGAACTGACGCGAATGGATGTAAATGAGGAATATGCCGAGTTGTACGGTGAAATGAGTGCCACAGGTGAGTTAGATATCGAGGCAGTTCACGCCGAAGAATTTATCATTCATCTTTCTCAAGAGGTCATGCCCTTGGAATTGGCCCAAGTTCGTATCGGAGCCCGTATTTTCGTGTTGGATTTGCGGGAATACAGTCGCTTTCGCTTTGTTAAGACACAGTCACATAAACGTCCCTCCCCTGAATACCGTTTGATTGCCGAACGGGAGGAAGAAAGCAGTGGATGCTTTACAAAAGAATCGGATGCCAAAAAGAAAATGGTGGATTCGAAAAGCGTGGGAAGAAACGTTTTGAGCCATGGTATGGGTGTGCTTGACGTTTATATGGATCGTCTTCACATTGTCCTTCCGTCCAGCTACGCTACACCGGAGGAAGAGCAGGCGGTGAGACGGACGGCGAACGCCTTAGCTAGCCCACGAACAGCGACTTGGAATCCGTATATCGGTGTTCATTATCCGGTGGTGTCTTCCAATGATATTACGGAGGAAGCACTGGCTGATAGCAACGTGATTTGTGTCACTTCGGGCCTGTCCAGACATGAGCTGCTTCAGAAGCACCAAGCCGATCTGCAAATTACATGTACGGAGGAAGGGTATACATTGGGCGGCGATTTTATGGCTGGCGAGTATTGCCTGTCATATATTCAACCTAGCCCATGGTCTGCAACCCAGCAAATGCTTGTCGTAGCGACCAATTCTCCCCGTATGCTGGGTAAAAACCTATTTATGCGCAGACTGATTATGCCCGGATACTTTAATGGTCTACACCCGTATTTGAATAAAGAGATTATTGTGTATGATAGCCAGGGAGTGCGTGCTTTTAACTTTACTTCTATTAGACATACGCAGCAAAAACTGCAAGGCCAATAG
- a CDS encoding vWA domain-containing protein: MFSRDRKWFLVIGIICTMIMTSILAWQPQMANAASPSASKVDAVLVVDVSNSMNTSDPGKIGNEAMKMFIDMLSTQNDKVGIVAYTDVVQREKALLNITSEADKQELKTFIDGLNRGAYTDTSVGVKEAIRILQDGKTAGHAPMIVMLADGNNDFNKTTGRTESQSDQDMAQAVAEAKNSGVPIYTIGLNADGKLNKNKLADIAQQTGGKSFITSSADDLPNILSEIFASNLKLKVVPLQSITANGDYQDVTVTVPNDSVLEANISIMSSKPVDARLIDPSGNSKPIPSSDVLLSKSKSYSLIKLLKPAAGDWKLQVKGVQQDQIDINLVFNYDLELKMDAPPAKSYKKGDAVQIRSYLTSNSQHLQDQELYANMNAVLKVKDLDSGTTNEVPLTNAGDSFTGSYTIPDEHDYELTVRAEEKSFYRETQPVTISAKAGATSGTNTGTTQPTTPAEKSKLMPLILLGLGLLVLLVAAYFIWKAMKKANRGFVGQIVLEIRDENTGEKTYPQYKKLNTFRGKFNLHQLLQLAPEFAGTDKVVFTPANQDRIIVRSTSEITIEKSGRAVDTGNGLELKNGDRLTIPLASVDKTILLEFISVNS, from the coding sequence ATGTTTAGTAGAGACAGAAAATGGTTTTTAGTCATCGGAATCATATGTACAATGATCATGACCTCGATTTTGGCATGGCAGCCACAGATGGCGAATGCCGCTTCACCCTCTGCTTCTAAGGTGGATGCGGTGCTGGTCGTCGATGTAAGTAATTCAATGAACACCAGTGATCCTGGGAAAATTGGCAATGAAGCCATGAAAATGTTCATTGATATGCTGTCGACGCAAAATGACAAGGTCGGGATTGTAGCGTATACGGATGTCGTACAGCGTGAGAAAGCCTTGCTTAATATTACATCCGAAGCGGATAAGCAGGAACTGAAGACGTTTATTGACGGACTGAACCGGGGGGCGTATACTGACACCTCCGTGGGTGTCAAGGAAGCAATCCGCATTTTGCAAGATGGTAAAACAGCTGGACATGCGCCTATGATCGTCATGCTGGCCGACGGTAACAACGATTTTAATAAGACGACAGGTAGAACCGAAAGCCAATCCGATCAGGATATGGCACAGGCTGTAGCCGAGGCTAAAAATAGCGGCGTTCCGATCTACACCATCGGCTTGAATGCAGATGGGAAGCTGAATAAAAACAAGCTCGCCGACATAGCGCAGCAAACGGGCGGCAAGTCCTTTATTACAAGCTCAGCGGATGACCTGCCGAACATTTTGAGTGAAATTTTCGCCAGCAATTTGAAGTTGAAAGTGGTGCCTTTGCAGTCCATTACGGCAAACGGCGACTATCAGGACGTAACGGTAACCGTACCGAACGATAGTGTGCTGGAGGCTAACATTTCGATCATGTCCTCGAAACCGGTGGATGCGAGACTGATAGACCCGTCGGGCAACAGCAAGCCGATTCCTTCGAGCGATGTGCTGCTGTCCAAGTCCAAAAGCTACTCACTGATTAAACTGCTCAAGCCTGCGGCTGGTGACTGGAAGCTCCAAGTCAAGGGAGTCCAGCAGGATCAGATTGATATTAATCTGGTATTTAACTATGATCTGGAGCTGAAAATGGACGCACCGCCCGCCAAATCATACAAAAAAGGCGATGCAGTTCAAATTCGTTCCTACCTGACGAGCAATAGCCAGCATCTTCAGGATCAGGAATTGTATGCGAATATGAATGCTGTTCTGAAGGTCAAGGATCTGGATTCCGGTACAACGAATGAGGTGCCGTTAACCAACGCAGGGGATTCTTTTACCGGTTCCTATACGATTCCAGATGAGCATGACTACGAACTAACCGTTAGAGCAGAGGAGAAGAGCTTCTACCGTGAAACACAGCCTGTAACCATTAGTGCTAAAGCAGGGGCGACGAGCGGTACAAATACGGGCACGACTCAGCCAACAACACCTGCTGAAAAGTCCAAGCTAATGCCACTCATTCTTTTAGGGCTGGGACTGCTCGTTCTGCTGGTTGCCGCATATTTCATCTGGAAGGCTATGAAAAAGGCCAACCGTGGCTTTGTCGGTCAAATCGTACTGGAAATCCGGGATGAGAACACTGGCGAAAAAACGTATCCGCAGTACAAGAAGCTGAACACCTTCCGGGGCAAATTTAATCTGCACCAGTTGCTGCAACTGGCACCGGAATTTGCTGGAACCGACAAGGTTGTGTTCACACCAGCCAATCAGGATCGTATCATTGTGCGCAGTACCTCCGAGATTACGATTGAAAAATCCGGGCGAGCTGTAGACACAGGCAACGGTCTTGAACTCAAAAACGGTGATCGTCTGACCATCCCGTTAGCCAGTGTGGACAAAACCATTTTGCTGGAATTTATTTCAGTAAACAGCTAA